The window ATCTTCTTCCCCCATTCCTCGAAAGGCCAGCAGTTTTGCGAGAAGCCGCGCCCGGCTGCTATTTGGTCCATCCCATGCTTTTATGCCTGCTTGCCCTCGTGAAGGGCCCGTTCGAAAAGCGATCTGAGGGGATAAATCGAGATCATCCCATGACAATGTGATTGGATCTCCTGTGGTTAGCTCCACTGCCCGCCCTTTTCGCATGGAGTTCAGTAGCGCCAGCATAAGGTACCGGGCTTCGGATTCATTTAGCCGCCAGGGGTCTTGCAGAAGTATGTCCGGAACTTTAATCCAGTTGGGCCACTGCACGGTCCAAAAGCCCAGACCTAGGCCTTCTAGAGATATCCGACGCTGATCGGTCATGAATTCGCGGTAGATGGCGTTCCACGCCTCGCGCGTCAGATCCAGCTGGCTGGCCTCAGGAGGAACCAGGTCGAGTTCCCTTACGGCGCTGCGAAGCTCTGAGGCCAGATCATGTAAGGATACACCCTCAGGCGAAACCTGACTGAGCTTCCTGGCTGTGGTGAGGATCAGGCGCCGGTAAAGGACATCCTGGTAAGTCCGGTCTAGATACCATGCGAAAAATGCCGCATCCTGGCGCCCATCGGCGAAGGCCAGGATCTTTCTTCGGTTTTTCGGCAGACGGGAATACAGCATTGTGGCGATCACAGCGTTCGGTCCATCGGCGCCATGGACCACCTCTTTTACTGGATCTGCGCCCTGATACCCGCAGGTGCTGCAGCGTGACAGCTGGTCTTCATTTGTTTCCGAAGGACGTTGCCGTATAAGCTCCAGTGTGGTTCCATGCTTACAGACGGGGGGCAGCCCATCCATCCAGATGGCCCCGCAGCGTATACATAGGTGGAAAACCTGTCCGGTTCCGGCATCGTGGCCGGCTTTTGTTTCATCATCGTCTTCGCTTTCATCCAGATCCTCACCGTCCAGTGGTTTGAAAAAAGTTACGCCAAAGTCCTGGCTTCCTAAGTCTCGAACGGCCTCCTTCAGATGCCCGCTGCGGGAACCGCCTTCGATCCTGCCCACGAGATAATGCTGTCCACATTCGCGGCATAGCGCGATCTCGAAGCTGGCAGCATCTGCCGCATCTCTACGACTGAGCGATACGGACGGACCCGGAAGATATGAAACAAAGGCCCCCTCCAGGGAACGCAAAAATAGATGATATCGGGAAGATAGCAGGGGAGGCCGTAGCTTCGGGTCGGTCACCCGTGCATGCGGATCGCGCGCCAGGGAGAGCGCCAGGATCAGTGTTTCCAGCGCTTCTAGCCGCCGGCCTTCCGCTATGTCGGGGAACACATGATCTGCCAGATCCCTGGCCTGGCATGGCCGATCCAGAATCAATCTTCTTAACAGAGTAGCCCGGCGATCTTCGCACAGGATGGCCCCTGCCATAATCTCTGCTGTGTCTTCCCCTGAAGGGATGCTTCCACCCAGTCGGTTTGCCAATGCAACCAGCGCATCGCTCCTTGATCCCCTTGAACTGCGGGGGGACTGCAACGCCTGCGCGATAAGTTCATAGTCCGTATCTGTGAGCCGGTAGCGCCCCACCTCGGGCAGGGATTCCCTTTCTCCAAGAACAACGTCGTCCGGCTCAAAAGGTTCTCCGCCAAAAAGCGCCGAAGCAAAGTTGCAGACTGCTGATCGGTCTTTTTCGCCCCCGAGTAATGTTGCGCTGGTTGCAATGCATTGCAGGCGCGCCTGACGTCCGCCTTCGCGCAGCCTTTGCTGTAACCTACGCAGGAGCATGGCCATCTCAATTCCGCGGGTTCCTCGGTACTGATGAGCTTCATCCAGAATCAAGAAATTCCACCACCGTGAATTACCCTCATCAAAAAGAGGGCTGTCGTCGGGCCGGATCAGCAGGTATTCGAGCATGGAATAATTGGTCAGCAGAATGTGGGGAGGAGATGCCCTCATTTCCGACCTGTACACTAACTCACCGGGCAGACGGTCCTGTAGATGTTCCTCGGCGTGTCGCCTCTCATCCATCTCGTCCTCAGGCGTCTCCCCAATATACTGGCCAAATGTAAACCGGAAGTCTGAACCGTTCTCCTCGAGTCGACGAGAAATCTCGCCCAGGCGGTCTCGCTGATCATTAGTCAATGCATTCATTGGGTATAGAATCAGTGCGCGGACCCCCGGGCCCAGCTTGCTTGCGCGAAATTGGCTGTATAGATGAAAAAGAATGGGCAAGAGGAATGATTCTGTCTTGCCGCTGCCAGTGCCTGTAGCCACCACTACGTTTCGTCCCATGGCGGACTTTCGGATCGCGTCCTCCTGGTGTTTATAAAGAGGGCGATCTCCTTCAATGGCTGCCAGGAACCCTTGGTCGGGACTCAGCCCAAGTTCAGCGCAAAGCTGTCTGGGGGTGCTGCCGCGAACGAACGCGGGCGAAGCCTCAAGAAAGGGGCCCTTCACCAGTTCTTCCGATTCAAGGGCACGCGCGAAAGAGTCCCGCAAGGCCCGGTCGCGAAAATAGAAGGTCGTATGAAGATACTGGCGGTATCGCTCAGAGATATACTTGCTCAATGCCAGAAGCCCAAGTTGAGACTCTTTCATCACGTTTTCCTCCTTGTGTAACTAACTGGGCTGGGCCATCCATCAGTCTTCCGAGACCCACTGCCCGCTGGCGTCTCGGTATTCGCCCTGCCATTTGGGGCAGTAATAACTGGCTCTTTCGCGTTCAAACTGCGCCTGCTGTATGGACTGTGGGATTCCCCATTGCTTACGGCTGCAATAGTAAAATATCATATAACGTCTGGCAAAGTCGCACGTAGAACAGGTCTTGTGGTACTCGGGATCGTCGGCGCAAACCGGCGTGAGTTCCGGCTCGTCCACGCGTTCCTCGTGCTCCGCACGTTTTGGCTCTCCCGCGCCTTCTGTGTGTTTCGCGTGTCCCGGAGTGTCCGGCGCATAAATTCCTATGCTGCCGGCGGCCAGCTCGCCGCCGTCGCGGCTGACTAGCCAGATCTGTAATTGACAGTGTCGGTCGTTGAGGATCTCTTCCGAGTCGGCGAATTCTCTAAGCGGAATCTCCACATACCTATGCTTTCTTAGGTTATAGGATCGCCTCTTGTCTCCGCTGAATCCAGCCTGCACCTGCTGAACCTGGCCGGCCATTGGCGGGACACGCACCCAGAGAGCTTCTTGGGATGCGGGATGGAACCATGACTTCTCAAATCGTATGACCTGGTCAGTCCAGTCCGAATCAGCCGGTATCTGGCCACAAAGGCCTGCCGCCCACCAAACCCTTTCCAGAGTAATTCTTATTGGCACCGGCTCGCCCTGCTGGCTGCAAAGGCGCCATTCTTCGGTTATATCATATTGCGGAATCGCCGGTAGTTCGGCGATGGTTGTGTTTCTATCATGCCTCAGAGACGGCCGATTGCCCTGCCTGGCGCCGGCCCACTCGATGCGGCTACCAGGCTCTATGTCGAAACAAATGGTCACCGCGGGGTGACCGTCCGTCCCGGGAAATATCGGGACTGGATCCGGCATAATGCGGACCTGTCTAAGACCGGGGGCATACCGGAAAGCCAGGCGTGCAAGCTCGTTCTGGCATATATCATAAACGACTGTCCAGAAACACCCTCCCATCCCTTCGAGGGGCAATTGCACCCCCTCGCTGAGCCAGCGCCGGGAGACTGGGAGCTGTCGGCCGCCGGGCGCGATCTCGGCAAAGCTGGCCAGGGCCAGAGCGCCCTCGTCCAGACAACGCAACGAAGGTGGGGCGGCTACGAACAGTGGCCCCATCTCGTGGTCACGGTCCCAGCTCGGTCGGGAGCCCAAAAGCTCGAAATTCTGTGGCTCGGTGCCCGCTAAAGTAACCGTTTGCCCGGATGGTTTCCGAAAAGTGATGTTCTTTCTATCTTGATCTAGGTTGAAAAAGTAAGCCATAAATCCCGGAATTGAGCATGGTTCTTTCCCGGCAAATTGGATGGCATCTTCCTCATCCACCCGCCACTCGCCAGGGGCAATAACTGTAAGCTTGCTTGCCCTTCCGATCTTTTGGCATAGCGGCAACGGCTTCGCTTGGCCGTCCCATCCCCAAAAAATGTAACAGGGTTCACCAGCCTGGCGGAAGGATCTGATGTCAAGATTGGCTTCCTTGCCTTCCCCCCAGCGAATGACGACGGTTCCATCCAAGTGCGGGATCGGCCAGCATCCGAAGCGGCCGGGTGATTCTGCTAATTTCCG is drawn from Bacillota bacterium and contains these coding sequences:
- a CDS encoding DEAD/DEAH box helicase produces the protein MKESQLGLLALSKYISERYRQYLHTTFYFRDRALRDSFARALESEELVKGPFLEASPAFVRGSTPRQLCAELGLSPDQGFLAAIEGDRPLYKHQEDAIRKSAMGRNVVVATGTGSGKTESFLLPILFHLYSQFRASKLGPGVRALILYPMNALTNDQRDRLGEISRRLEENGSDFRFTFGQYIGETPEDEMDERRHAEEHLQDRLPGELVYRSEMRASPPHILLTNYSMLEYLLIRPDDSPLFDEGNSRWWNFLILDEAHQYRGTRGIEMAMLLRRLQQRLREGGRQARLQCIATSATLLGGEKDRSAVCNFASALFGGEPFEPDDVVLGERESLPEVGRYRLTDTDYELIAQALQSPRSSRGSRSDALVALANRLGGSIPSGEDTAEIMAGAILCEDRRATLLRRLILDRPCQARDLADHVFPDIAEGRRLEALETLILALSLARDPHARVTDPKLRPPLLSSRYHLFLRSLEGAFVSYLPGPSVSLSRRDAADAASFEIALCRECGQHYLVGRIEGGSRSGHLKEAVRDLGSQDFGVTFFKPLDGEDLDESEDDDETKAGHDAGTGQVFHLCIRCGAIWMDGLPPVCKHGTTLELIRQRPSETNEDQLSRCSTCGYQGADPVKEVVHGADGPNAVIATMLYSRLPKNRRKILAFADGRQDAAFFAWYLDRTYQDVLYRRLILTTARKLSQVSPEGVSLHDLASELRSAVRELDLVPPEASQLDLTREAWNAIYREFMTDQRRISLEGLGLGFWTVQWPNWIKVPDILLQDPWRLNESEARYLMLALLNSMRKGRAVELTTGDPITLSWDDLDLSPQIAFRTGPSRGQAGIKAWDGPNSSRARLLAKLLAFRGMGEEDAQKYAVLTLQEIWQAIRSAPSNIRAQNRLLLFSNDAARLNPGWWRFVAVTNDEELLQCDTCGLLQQTSVFGLCCRPACPGHLATARKGDLDSNHYRILYLDTLPGRLRVEEHTAQLTHQRAREFQQDFKEGRIHVLSCSTTFELGVDLGNLDTVFLRNVPPEAFNYAQRIGRAGRRPGHPGFAVTYCRRSPHDLYHFAEPERMLCGTTKPFAIKLVNPKILARHMTAVALSYFFRSNKDRFGFVRSFLQDLAQPRITADLKTFLYSRREEVEAALRAGIPPEAHEIMGLSDGRWIEYVAGQAGDQPGMEQGSRLAQAELELADDYRRVREAEEEFTRRKRYLDAKWAKDRALTLENEDVLSFLSRKAVIPKYGFPVDVVSLDTQTMTFNVQGVQLQRDLGLAIAEFAPSSKVVADKKLWVSYGLKKVTERSWDIHYYGKCTKHNRFDIWHPGEVPPMERCCDHMTSGRKYIIPQFGFITSREGPQEPKRRPERVFSTRPFFIQLLDSHQETIGMPDQAPVIQVTRTSPGQMGIICEGKRGNGFYICPQCGAGFQTRPSEHKTPLGRPCAGKLELYMLGHEFTTDVLLMRFLSRPPLQEVQEEEMLWFGYSLAYALVGGVSEVLEVPSTDISTTVGYAEGTDIPPIVLYDNVPGGAGLVARLEDEEAMRSAVEAALQRVSGRCGCGYNDSCYGCLRSYSNQFAHTRLRRGPVMTYLDGLLRLWRSKSRAEVAAAVEELVLRIVSLPEP